One segment of Eschrichtius robustus isolate mEscRob2 chromosome 3, mEscRob2.pri, whole genome shotgun sequence DNA contains the following:
- the MASP2 gene encoding mannan-binding lectin serine protease 2 isoform X1, whose translation MRLLVILGLLWGSAAATSSGPQWPKPVFGRLASPGFPGKYANNQKQRWALTAPPGYRLRLYFTHFHLEPSYLCEYDFVKLSAGTTVLATLCGSESTDTERAPGNDTFYSPGSSLDVAFRSDYSNEKPFAGFEAFYSAEDIDECQVPPGEAPPCEHHCHNHLGGFYCSCRMGYVLHRNKHTCSGLCSGQVFTARSGVLSSPGYPQPYPKLSSCTYSIRLEEGFRVTLDFVESFDVESHPETQCPYDSLKIQTDKEEYGPFCGKTLPHRIETKSNTVTITFATDQSGDHTGWKIHYNSTAQPCPDPTAPPNGRISPVQAKYILKDHFFVFCESGYELLQGYWPLKSFVAVCQTDGSWDKPMPQCSIVDCGPPDDLPSGQVDYITGTEVTIYKAVVKYRCNEFYTMRANDGKYVCEADGFWTSSKGEKSLPVCEPGNGYIYTGDS comes from the exons ATGAG GCTGCTGGTCATCCTGGGCCTGCTGTGGGGCTCGGCAGCCGCCACGTCCTCGGGCCCGCAGTGGCCCAAGCCCGTGTTCGGGCGCCTGGCATCTCCTGGCTTCCCAGGCAAGTATGCCAACAACCAGAAGCAGCGCTGGGCCCTGACGGCGCCCCCCGGCTACCGCCTGCGCCTCTACTTCACTCACTTCCACCTGGAGCCCTCCTACCTCTGCGAGTACGACTTCGTCAAG CTGAGCGCCGGGACCACGGTGCTGGCCACGCTGTGCGGGTCGGAGAGCACGGACACGGAGCGGGCGCCCGGCAACGACACCTTCTACTCACCGGGCTCCAGCCTCGACGTCGCCTTCCGCTCCGACTACTCCAACGAGAAGCCGTTCGCGGGCTTCGAGGCCTTCTACTCAGCAGAGG ACATCGACGAGTGCCAGGTGCCCCCAGGAGAGGCCCCCCCCTGCGAGCACCACTGCCACAATCACCTGGGTGGCTTCTACTGCTCCTGCCGTATGGGCTACGTTCTCCACAGGAACAAGCACACTTGCTCAG gcctgTGCTCAGGCCAGGTCTTCACCGCCCGGTCTGGGGTGCTCAGCAGCCCTGGATACCCTCAGCCGTACCCCAAACTCTCCAGCTGCACCTACAGCATCCGCCTGGAGGAGGGGTTCCGTGTCACCCTGGACTTCGTGGAGTCCTTTGACGTGGAGTCGCACCCTGAGACCCAGTGCCCCTACGACTCCCTGAAG ATTCAAACAGACAAGGAGGAATATGGCCCATTTTGTGGGAAGACGTTGCCCCACAGGATTGAAACCAAGAGCAACACAGTGACCATCACCTTTGCCACCGATCAGTCGGGGGACCACACGGGCTGGAAGATCCACTACAACAGCACAG CTCAGCCCTGCCCTGACCCGACGGCACCACCTAACGGCCGCATCTCCCCTGTGCAGGCCAAATACATCCTGAAAGACCACTTCTTTGTCTTCTGCGAGTCGGGCTACGAACTTCTGCAA GGTTATTGGCCCCTGAAATCATTTGTTGCAGTCTGTCAGACAGATGGATCTTGGGACAAACCGATGCCGCAGTGCAGCA TTGTTGACTGTGGCCCTCCTGATGATCTGCCCAGTGGCCAAGTGGACTATATCACGGGTACTGAGGTGACCATATACAAAGCTGTGGTTAAATATCGCTGTAATGAGTTCTACACAATGAGAGCAAATGATG GTAAATATGTGTGTGAGGCTGATGGATTCTGGACGAGctccaaaggagaaaaatcactcCCCGTCTGTGAGCCTGGTAATGGCTACATTTATACAGGAGACTCATAA
- the MASP2 gene encoding mannan-binding lectin serine protease 2 isoform X2, translating into MRLLVILGLLWGSAAATSSGPQWPKPVFGRLASPGFPGKYANNQKQRWALTAPPGYRLRLYFTHFHLEPSYLCEYDFVKLSAGTTVLATLCGSESTDTERAPGNDTFYSPGSSLDVAFRSDYSNEKPFAGFEAFYSAEDIDECQVPPGEAPPCEHHCHNHLGGFYCSCRMGYVLHRNKHTCSEQSL; encoded by the exons ATGAG GCTGCTGGTCATCCTGGGCCTGCTGTGGGGCTCGGCAGCCGCCACGTCCTCGGGCCCGCAGTGGCCCAAGCCCGTGTTCGGGCGCCTGGCATCTCCTGGCTTCCCAGGCAAGTATGCCAACAACCAGAAGCAGCGCTGGGCCCTGACGGCGCCCCCCGGCTACCGCCTGCGCCTCTACTTCACTCACTTCCACCTGGAGCCCTCCTACCTCTGCGAGTACGACTTCGTCAAG CTGAGCGCCGGGACCACGGTGCTGGCCACGCTGTGCGGGTCGGAGAGCACGGACACGGAGCGGGCGCCCGGCAACGACACCTTCTACTCACCGGGCTCCAGCCTCGACGTCGCCTTCCGCTCCGACTACTCCAACGAGAAGCCGTTCGCGGGCTTCGAGGCCTTCTACTCAGCAGAGG ACATCGACGAGTGCCAGGTGCCCCCAGGAGAGGCCCCCCCCTGCGAGCACCACTGCCACAATCACCTGGGTGGCTTCTACTGCTCCTGCCGTATGGGCTACGTTCTCCACAGGAACAAGCACACTTGCTCAG AGCAGAGCCTCTAG